Proteins from one Shewanella pealeana ATCC 700345 genomic window:
- a CDS encoding response regulator, producing the protein MRILVVEDSKTVSRVMRHLLTQELSCEVDVAPDMGSAKELLAQNEYFVAITDLNLPDAQEGEIVKFVLAKQIPCIVLTGSWDAEQRERLLQLGIVDYVFKENRFSYEYTAKLVKRLRRNQSVKVLVADDSLVSRKFIRSLLEQHLFQVIEADDGISALETLNDNPDIKLLITDYNMPGLDGFGLIIKVREQFSREELVIIGLSSDSDESLSARFIKNGANDFLQKPFVHEEFHCRVLNTLDALDMVTRLWEQANLDYLTNVYNRRYFFNLYQEKLTEIAQKQGTLSLALLDIDFFKKVNDSYGHDVGDEVLIEFSNRLQQSFSQHFNVARIGGEEFVVGFKGLNVEKAYALLDSFRMQLEANPIETSKGMLNISVSSGVAEFTHTENVDELLNRADIGLL; encoded by the coding sequence TTGCGGATTCTAGTGGTCGAAGATAGCAAAACGGTTTCGCGGGTGATGCGCCATTTGCTTACTCAAGAGCTGAGTTGTGAGGTGGATGTTGCGCCAGATATGGGCAGCGCAAAAGAGTTGCTGGCCCAAAATGAGTACTTTGTCGCGATTACAGATCTGAACTTACCAGATGCTCAAGAGGGAGAGATTGTTAAGTTTGTATTGGCAAAACAGATCCCCTGCATAGTGTTAACCGGAAGCTGGGATGCCGAGCAACGAGAGCGTTTACTTCAGCTGGGTATCGTTGATTATGTCTTTAAAGAAAATCGTTTTAGCTATGAATATACTGCCAAGCTGGTTAAGCGTTTACGCCGCAATCAAAGCGTAAAGGTACTGGTTGCCGATGACTCGCTTGTGAGCCGTAAATTTATCCGAAGTTTATTGGAGCAGCACCTTTTTCAAGTCATCGAGGCTGACGATGGTATTTCAGCGTTAGAAACCCTTAATGATAATCCAGATATCAAACTACTTATCACAGATTACAATATGCCTGGCCTAGATGGATTCGGGCTTATTATTAAAGTTCGTGAACAGTTTAGTCGTGAAGAGTTAGTGATTATTGGCTTATCGAGTGACAGTGATGAAAGCCTCTCTGCCCGTTTTATCAAAAATGGCGCAAATGATTTTCTACAGAAGCCTTTTGTCCACGAAGAGTTTCACTGCCGGGTGTTGAACACGTTAGATGCACTGGACATGGTGACACGGCTTTGGGAGCAGGCAAACCTAGATTATCTGACTAATGTTTATAATCGCCGTTATTTCTTTAATTTATACCAAGAAAAGCTAACGGAAATTGCGCAGAAACAGGGGACACTGTCTCTGGCATTATTGGATATCGACTTTTTCAAGAAGGTAAACGATAGCTATGGTCATGACGTGGGTGATGAAGTCTTGATTGAGTTTTCCAATCGATTACAGCAATCTTTCTCACAGCACTTTAACGTTGCACGTATTGGCGGCGAAGAGTTTGTGGTCGGATTTAAAGGCCTTAACGTCGAAAAGGCTTATGCGCTATTAGATAGTTTTCGTATGCAGCTCGAAGCCAACCCCATTGAAACCTCTAAGGGCATGCTGAATATTAGCGTGAGTAGTGGAGTGGCGGAGTTTACCCATACAGAAAATGTTGATGAGCTGCTTAATCGTGCCGACATAGGCTTACTATGA
- the panF gene encoding sodium/pantothenate symporter has protein sequence MTSLLPVLIYLVLSLVITRVWSARQSQQLCDDKAQRFFIGGAFLSGPLLALTLVATYTSAGSFIGGPGAAYKFGLGWVWLAVIQVPVVILTLGVLGPKFLAQKKQYSTIIEWLDHRFQNNWLSAIAMLSLVVGFVAMISVQFIGGARLLSGVTGISYELGLGVFVLTVLAYTLTGGFRAVVLTDALQGMVMLLGLIILLLVILTQPDLSAQLAQQTAKTPQLLSPHGVDDFLGWPMMLSFWVLICFGTMGLPHTIVRLLAVKDRQSLKKGMLWGTIICFLMTLLPHLCGFLGRALFPDLTVPDQIMPTLIAQLMSPFWAGILLAAPIAAVMSSVDSMLLQSAVSIVRDGMVKARPQMGATIQVRLTQVVMLLITALACFWAVKPPDMIVWINLAAFGALQAVFLWPIIAGLFWPSVNGHTALVAMCSGMVSYLTLQLQTPLIFNIHPIVPALLFSLLMLVTSHLISKSFVKGSIETR, from the coding sequence ATGACTAGTCTGTTGCCTGTGTTAATTTATCTGGTTTTAAGCTTGGTTATCACTCGAGTCTGGAGTGCGCGTCAATCTCAGCAGCTCTGTGACGATAAAGCTCAGCGCTTCTTCATTGGTGGTGCTTTTCTTAGCGGCCCATTATTAGCATTAACTCTGGTAGCAACCTATACCAGTGCTGGTTCGTTTATTGGTGGTCCAGGAGCGGCTTATAAATTCGGTTTGGGGTGGGTTTGGCTAGCCGTGATCCAGGTGCCAGTGGTTATTCTTACCTTGGGTGTGTTAGGGCCTAAGTTTCTCGCGCAAAAAAAACAATACAGCACCATTATTGAATGGCTAGACCACCGTTTTCAAAACAACTGGTTAAGTGCTATTGCCATGTTGAGCTTGGTCGTTGGTTTTGTGGCGATGATCTCGGTGCAGTTTATTGGCGGCGCACGATTACTCTCTGGCGTCACTGGGATCAGCTATGAATTAGGTTTAGGGGTATTCGTGCTTACGGTCTTAGCCTATACCTTAACCGGTGGTTTCAGGGCGGTCGTACTCACTGACGCTTTGCAAGGCATGGTGATGCTATTGGGATTAATCATCCTATTGCTCGTCATTCTTACTCAGCCCGACCTAAGCGCTCAACTTGCTCAGCAGACCGCTAAAACGCCGCAGTTATTAAGCCCTCATGGTGTTGATGACTTTTTAGGCTGGCCTATGATGTTGTCATTTTGGGTGTTAATTTGCTTCGGCACTATGGGATTGCCGCATACGATTGTTAGGCTGCTGGCGGTTAAAGATCGCCAGTCATTAAAAAAAGGCATGCTTTGGGGCACCATAATCTGCTTTTTGATGACACTGCTTCCGCATTTGTGTGGCTTCCTCGGTCGGGCGCTGTTTCCTGACTTAACGGTACCCGATCAGATAATGCCGACCCTAATCGCTCAGCTCATGAGCCCATTTTGGGCGGGTATTTTACTCGCCGCACCGATAGCCGCAGTTATGTCATCAGTTGACTCTATGTTGTTACAGTCGGCAGTGAGCATTGTGCGTGATGGCATGGTCAAAGCTAGACCACAGATGGGGGCAACTATACAGGTGCGTTTGACCCAAGTGGTGATGCTGCTTATTACGGCATTAGCCTGCTTCTGGGCTGTAAAGCCTCCGGATATGATTGTATGGATTAACCTAGCTGCCTTTGGTGCCCTGCAAGCGGTATTTTTATGGCCTATCATAGCGGGATTATTCTGGCCAAGTGTTAATGGGCATACGGCTCTAGTTGCTATGTGCAGCGGTATGGTTAGCTATTTAACTCTTCAGTTGCAGACACCACTGATTTTCAACATACATCCGATTGTTCCCGCATTGCTATTTTCGTTACTGATGTTGGTTACTAGTCACTTAATTAGCAAATCCTTTGTTAAGGGTTCTATTGAAACTCGTTAA
- a CDS encoding RDD family protein yields the protein MSQQQITKHDDPKTWVTPFAFDLDPNILYMPLASPSKRGLAMLIDGLLVAVLAESAGWIFILLVLGTLLIQKQSKAVGKLFKWGLYLLMLIGLISALVGYFGDVTSNLKTSNADSDSNIVLPENDKGGLATLAEIAGYVPAVIVASQCEDFACAQINIEKVETALSYSSLNAEEQSNIINELVVELPLTAAEKQQLYVTKEPLAAVSVETDIEASADISSDPRTVPNSDKNNDTSSQSLDFSSKVEPALSTSPVVAALETRVHELEQIAAKLEQDIEEKNAAKEGEIFTNSEETTSPLAWLNGLLNDLGLGFGWAAFYFTVFTAWFDGQTLGKKLFGIRVIQLDGVKISLWAAFGRYGGYAAGFTTGLLGFFQIYWDANRQAIQDKISATVVIDVRKSKHEAAQEHAPIDNISNNLSIESSANI from the coding sequence ATGAGCCAACAGCAGATAACTAAACATGACGATCCTAAGACATGGGTAACGCCTTTTGCCTTCGATCTTGATCCTAATATTCTTTATATGCCATTAGCAAGTCCATCCAAACGCGGCTTAGCCATGTTGATTGATGGCCTCTTAGTCGCAGTCTTAGCCGAAAGTGCCGGCTGGATCTTTATCCTACTGGTGCTCGGTACTCTTTTGATCCAAAAGCAGAGTAAAGCAGTGGGTAAGTTGTTTAAGTGGGGGTTGTACTTGCTGATGCTAATCGGCTTGATTTCGGCGTTAGTAGGCTACTTTGGTGACGTCACCTCAAACTTGAAAACAAGTAACGCAGATAGTGATAGCAATATAGTGCTACCAGAAAACGACAAAGGTGGTTTGGCTACTCTGGCTGAAATAGCGGGTTACGTGCCCGCAGTTATTGTCGCGAGTCAATGTGAAGATTTTGCCTGCGCACAAATCAATATAGAGAAGGTAGAGACTGCATTATCGTACTCAAGCCTCAATGCTGAAGAGCAGAGCAACATTATTAATGAGTTAGTGGTTGAACTGCCATTAACCGCAGCAGAAAAGCAGCAACTTTATGTAACAAAAGAGCCGCTCGCTGCCGTTTCTGTAGAAACTGACATCGAAGCGAGTGCAGATATAAGCTCTGATCCGCGTACGGTTCCAAACAGCGATAAAAATAATGATACAAGCAGTCAGTCACTCGACTTCAGCAGTAAGGTGGAGCCTGCGCTTAGCACTAGTCCTGTTGTTGCAGCATTAGAAACTCGAGTGCATGAGCTTGAACAAATAGCGGCGAAGTTAGAGCAAGATATAGAAGAGAAAAATGCCGCCAAAGAGGGGGAGATCTTTACTAACAGCGAAGAGACGACTAGTCCGTTGGCATGGTTAAATGGATTACTTAATGATCTCGGCTTGGGTTTTGGCTGGGCAGCTTTCTATTTTACCGTGTTTACAGCATGGTTCGACGGTCAAACTCTAGGCAAGAAACTGTTTGGCATCCGTGTCATCCAACTCGATGGCGTTAAAATTTCACTCTGGGCTGCATTTGGTCGCTATGGTGGTTATGCCGCAGGGTTTACTACGGGACTGTTGGGCTTCTTTCAAATCTATTGGGATGCCAATAGGCAGGCTATTCAAGACAAGATCTCTGCAACGGTAGTAATCGATGTACGCAAGAGTAAGCATGAAGCAGCGCAGGAACATGCACCTATTGATAACATCTCTAATAACTTATCAATCGAAAGTAGTGCAAACATTTGA
- a CDS encoding DUF997 family protein: protein MSLLTKISLILTFSYFAFWCFGPLWLNELGNWFGLPLWFWFSCICAPLLLIVSLSFLLSKVVENDDD, encoded by the coding sequence ATGAGTTTGCTGACCAAAATCTCATTAATACTAACTTTTAGCTACTTTGCCTTCTGGTGTTTTGGCCCCCTCTGGCTCAATGAACTGGGCAATTGGTTTGGCTTACCCCTGTGGTTTTGGTTTTCCTGTATCTGCGCGCCGCTTCTATTGATAGTGAGTCTTAGCTTTTTGCTCAGCAAAGTTGTAGAGAATGACGATGACTAG
- the yfcC gene encoding putative basic amino acid antiporter YfcC yields the protein MDPVNSFNTLEDQPVTAKVTWKMPDTLVIIFFVAIAAALLTYFVPIGSFQTQDVTYVVDGVEKSRSVIDPDSFAYEINDSGEPILQPVAFFEGHGGVGFFNFAFEGLVSGSKWGSAIGVIMFMLVIGGAFGIVMATGTIDNGILKLIDRTRGNEALFIPVIFTLFSLGGAVFGMGEEAIAFAIIICPLMIRLGYDGITTVMVTYVATQIGFASSWMNPFSVAIAQGIAGVPVLSGSGMRFVMWASFTLMGLIFTMRYAAKVKATPTHSFSFQSDSYFRENLKDSKLESRFNFGDILVLLTIFATVAWIIWGVIAKAWFIPEIASQFFTMGIIVGIIGVVFKLNNMDINTVASSFKLGAATMLEPAVLVGCASGILLLLGGGDASTPSVLNTILSKAGEFIGQLPSVMSAWFMYVFQSVFNFFVTSGSGQAALTMPLMAPLADLVGVTRQVAVLAFQLGDGFTNILVPTSASLMATLGVCRVDWGQWLKFIWRFMLTLFVVSSAIVIGAHYMGFS from the coding sequence ATGGACCCTGTTAACTCTTTTAATACGCTTGAGGATCAGCCTGTTACTGCAAAAGTAACGTGGAAAATGCCTGATACCTTAGTCATTATCTTCTTCGTTGCCATTGCTGCGGCCCTTCTGACTTACTTTGTACCTATTGGTTCTTTTCAAACTCAAGATGTTACTTACGTTGTGGATGGAGTGGAAAAGAGCCGTAGTGTGATAGATCCCGATTCCTTCGCCTACGAGATCAACGATAGCGGCGAGCCTATACTACAACCCGTTGCGTTTTTTGAAGGACACGGTGGAGTAGGCTTCTTTAACTTTGCCTTCGAAGGACTGGTGTCAGGCTCTAAATGGGGCAGCGCCATTGGCGTCATCATGTTTATGCTCGTTATTGGTGGTGCCTTTGGCATAGTGATGGCAACGGGCACCATAGATAACGGTATTTTAAAGCTTATCGATCGCACCCGCGGCAACGAAGCGCTGTTTATTCCAGTGATTTTCACTCTATTCTCTCTTGGCGGGGCCGTATTTGGTATGGGGGAGGAGGCTATCGCGTTTGCGATTATTATCTGCCCGCTGATGATCCGCTTAGGTTACGATGGCATTACTACAGTGATGGTGACCTATGTTGCAACTCAGATAGGTTTCGCTTCGTCTTGGATGAATCCCTTCAGTGTCGCTATCGCCCAAGGGATCGCTGGCGTACCTGTGTTATCGGGTTCTGGTATGCGTTTTGTTATGTGGGCCAGTTTTACCCTGATGGGGCTTATCTTTACCATGCGCTATGCCGCTAAAGTTAAAGCGACTCCTACGCATTCTTTTAGTTTCCAGAGTGATAGCTACTTTAGAGAAAATCTAAAAGATTCCAAACTGGAAAGCCGTTTTAACTTCGGTGATATCTTGGTATTGCTCACCATTTTCGCAACGGTTGCGTGGATCATCTGGGGTGTGATTGCCAAGGCTTGGTTTATCCCCGAGATTGCCAGTCAATTTTTCACCATGGGAATTATTGTCGGCATTATTGGCGTTGTTTTTAAGCTTAACAATATGGATATTAATACCGTGGCGAGTAGCTTTAAGCTGGGCGCCGCGACTATGCTTGAACCTGCCGTTTTGGTGGGGTGTGCGTCGGGGATCTTGTTGTTGCTTGGGGGCGGTGATGCCTCAACTCCCAGTGTGCTTAATACCATACTCAGTAAAGCGGGGGAGTTTATCGGTCAGCTACCAAGCGTGATGTCTGCTTGGTTTATGTACGTGTTCCAATCGGTGTTTAACTTCTTTGTGACTTCAGGCTCAGGGCAGGCGGCACTCACCATGCCATTAATGGCACCCCTTGCCGACTTGGTTGGCGTGACTCGCCAAGTGGCAGTGTTGGCATTCCAATTAGGCGATGGCTTTACTAACATATTGGTACCGACATCGGCATCCTTGATGGCAACATTAGGCGTGTGTCGTGTTGACTGGGGGCAGTGGCTTAAGTTTATCTGGCGCTTTATGCTGACACTGTTTGTGGTTTCAAGTGCAATCGTGATCGGCGCGCACTACATGGGCTTTAGTTAA
- a CDS encoding methyltransferase, with product MSFYRSPLSISAFDAKFEAQKIAFAPISFQVARCLLKFNLLQFISDSGNAGSSLSQLAQQSKLSEYAVGVLVDMGLSMGLLYLNDDKYVLDKIGHFLLHDDMAKTNLNFTHDVCYQGLFELEASLIEGKPKGLASLGDWQTIYPGLSQLPDEIKKSWFEFDHYYSDHAFESLLPLIFQSKPKQIVDVGGNTGKWALACTGFDSQVQVTIMDLPGQLHVAMENAQKAGVSERIKPFVTDLLDETKAFCENGDLYWMSQFLDCFSESEILSILKRAASVMTSSSELCILETFWDRQPFEAGAYCVNATSLYFTAIANGNSRMYHSKTLLKLISQAGLFVDEDIDNIGLGHTLLRCKLKP from the coding sequence ATGTCTTTTTATCGCTCTCCCCTCTCGATCAGTGCATTTGACGCAAAATTTGAAGCACAAAAAATCGCTTTTGCTCCCATAAGTTTTCAGGTTGCACGCTGCTTATTAAAATTTAACTTACTGCAGTTTATCTCTGACAGCGGTAACGCCGGCAGTAGCCTTAGCCAATTAGCCCAGCAATCAAAGCTATCTGAATATGCCGTAGGAGTACTTGTGGATATGGGCCTAAGTATGGGGCTACTGTATCTCAATGATGACAAATACGTGCTCGATAAGATTGGCCACTTTCTGCTACATGATGATATGGCAAAGACCAACCTTAACTTCACTCATGATGTCTGTTATCAGGGCCTATTTGAGTTAGAGGCATCGCTTATTGAAGGCAAACCAAAAGGATTAGCTAGCCTAGGCGATTGGCAAACCATCTACCCTGGATTGAGCCAATTACCCGATGAAATAAAAAAGAGCTGGTTTGAATTCGATCACTACTACTCAGATCATGCATTTGAGTCTTTGTTGCCACTTATCTTTCAATCTAAGCCTAAACAAATTGTCGATGTAGGTGGCAATACCGGTAAATGGGCTCTCGCCTGCACAGGCTTTGACAGTCAGGTTCAAGTGACCATCATGGACCTGCCAGGACAACTGCATGTTGCTATGGAAAATGCTCAAAAAGCTGGAGTCTCTGAGAGAATTAAACCTTTCGTTACCGATCTACTCGATGAAACTAAGGCATTTTGTGAAAATGGTGATCTCTACTGGATGAGTCAGTTCTTAGACTGCTTCTCAGAGTCTGAAATCCTCAGCATTTTAAAACGCGCCGCATCGGTTATGACATCTAGCAGTGAGCTTTGTATCTTAGAAACGTTTTGGGATCGTCAACCCTTTGAAGCTGGCGCCTATTGCGTCAACGCGACCTCGCTATATTTTACTGCTATCGCCAATGGCAACAGCCGCATGTATCACAGTAAAACCTTGCTCAAGCTGATCAGTCAAGCAGGACTGTTCGTCGATGAAGATATCGACAATATCGGCCTTGGCCATACCTTGCTACGTTGCAAGCTCAAACCTTGA
- a CDS encoding TetR/AcrR family transcriptional regulator, protein MFVPLTYVGHQSNRSDGQARRIEILEATLRLIVKEGIRGVRHRAVATEANVPLSSTTYYFNDIKDLISDSLTYFAEKTLWMNKALEHKSYALVESVRLEQQTADESQMKAFIIDNLSQFICEHIKDQLAHRDDRILEVAFHEEALRNPQLAAAITALDKTFLDSIKHFFADMGSISANADAHQVLAIIKLLEYQYLIRTNIDDHALLEIVSSTVSHIVMAIKNPS, encoded by the coding sequence ATGTTTGTACCTCTGACCTATGTCGGACATCAGTCAAACCGTAGCGATGGCCAAGCACGCCGTATTGAAATATTAGAAGCAACATTACGCTTAATCGTAAAAGAGGGGATCCGCGGGGTTCGTCATCGCGCGGTCGCTACCGAAGCTAATGTGCCATTGTCGTCAACAACTTACTACTTTAATGACATTAAAGATCTCATCAGTGATTCGTTAACCTACTTTGCCGAAAAGACGCTGTGGATGAATAAGGCGTTAGAACATAAGAGTTACGCCTTGGTTGAGAGTGTGAGGCTAGAACAACAGACGGCGGATGAGTCGCAGATGAAGGCGTTTATTATCGACAATCTCAGTCAATTTATCTGTGAGCATATTAAAGATCAGTTAGCTCATCGAGACGACAGGATTTTGGAGGTCGCGTTTCATGAAGAGGCGTTACGTAACCCGCAATTGGCAGCGGCAATCACTGCATTAGATAAAACCTTTCTAGATAGTATTAAACATTTTTTTGCTGATATGGGGTCAATTTCGGCTAATGCTGACGCACATCAGGTGTTAGCTATAATTAAACTGCTCGAGTACCAGTACCTTATTCGAACAAATATCGATGATCATGCTTTGCTAGAGATAGTCAGCTCAACGGTCTCGCATATTGTGATGGCAATAAAAAACCCAAGCTAA
- a CDS encoding TDT family transporter: MTTNNKLRHRVSRLPSPMAGLALAIGSLGWAWESMVPSMDGNGQLVGASIAAVMLLMLVMKFVLHPRVLIEELTHPVVGSVIPTFAMGLMVVSAALGQFNHAVAVGLWLVAIAIHIVFLSMFVYYRAIDFKLDHMVPSWFVPPIGIIVAAVSFPHGSEMQYQWLADAILTFGMVSYLVMLPVMLYRLIFCEPIADAAKPTIAILAAPASLSLAGYLTISSEPSIIVVGVLLTLALLMTSVIYLAFFHLLRLPFSPGYAAFTFPMVIGATALFKTVHWLVATYGMSTLSFDLLITAKVELIIATLVVGYVAFRYLVHYKSSILASTAMIKS; this comes from the coding sequence ATGACGACTAACAATAAACTAAGACACAGAGTGTCACGCCTACCAAGTCCTATGGCAGGACTGGCTTTAGCTATCGGTAGCTTAGGCTGGGCATGGGAAAGTATGGTGCCTAGCATGGATGGTAATGGCCAATTAGTCGGCGCATCAATCGCTGCTGTGATGCTACTTATGTTAGTGATGAAATTTGTGCTTCACCCAAGAGTGCTCATTGAAGAACTCACTCATCCCGTCGTTGGCAGCGTTATTCCCACCTTTGCAATGGGACTGATGGTGGTATCGGCAGCTCTTGGGCAATTTAATCACGCCGTGGCAGTGGGATTATGGCTGGTCGCTATCGCCATTCATATTGTGTTCTTATCTATGTTTGTCTATTACCGCGCCATCGACTTTAAGCTTGATCATATGGTACCAAGTTGGTTCGTACCGCCTATCGGGATCATCGTTGCAGCAGTCTCATTCCCTCACGGTTCTGAAATGCAATATCAATGGCTAGCCGATGCAATTCTCACGTTTGGTATGGTGAGTTATCTGGTGATGCTACCCGTTATGCTTTATCGATTGATTTTCTGTGAGCCAATTGCCGATGCAGCAAAACCCACTATCGCGATTCTAGCCGCACCAGCGAGCTTATCTTTAGCAGGATACTTAACCATATCCAGTGAGCCATCAATCATTGTCGTAGGGGTATTGCTTACTCTCGCACTCTTGATGACCAGCGTTATCTATCTGGCTTTCTTTCACTTACTCAGACTGCCATTTTCACCAGGATATGCGGCTTTCACCTTCCCAATGGTTATTGGTGCAACCGCTTTGTTTAAGACTGTACATTGGCTTGTCGCCACATACGGTATGAGCACCTTATCTTTTGACCTACTGATCACGGCAAAAGTTGAGTTAATCATAGCGACACTTGTGGTTGGCTATGTAGCGTTCAGATATTTGGTCCATTACAAATCGAGTATTCTTGCCAGCACAGCAATGATTAAGAGTTAA
- a CDS encoding LysR family transcriptional regulator, with product MKYSLKQITVFDAVASLESVSAAARKLSMTQSAVSMSLGQLENLLGRPLFIRQGNRLTLSHWGNWLRPKARRLLQEAQHIELGLHEQHLISGQFRLCSSQTAAEHLIPELISRIDTDFPELRIELSVENTENVIEGLLNYEFDLGIIEGRNDDSRLHKEKWIDDHLVVISSPNHPYAKHASASLSQLEQAKWVLREQGAGTRRIFEGAIHGIIEKLNVWKEYEQVPVLKALVKNGQYISSLPYLDVEKEVASGELVILPTPQINMQRHLSFIWRADSGENPLRDCLITEAKRLCRNRQIKK from the coding sequence ATGAAGTATTCACTCAAGCAAATCACCGTTTTTGACGCCGTAGCGAGCCTAGAAAGTGTCAGTGCTGCAGCAAGAAAATTATCGATGACCCAATCGGCAGTCAGTATGTCGCTTGGACAATTGGAAAATCTGCTAGGGCGTCCACTGTTTATCCGCCAAGGAAATCGGCTAACATTAAGCCATTGGGGAAACTGGTTACGTCCCAAAGCGAGACGCTTACTGCAAGAGGCCCAACATATCGAATTAGGTCTTCATGAACAGCACCTTATTAGCGGTCAATTCAGGTTGTGCTCAAGCCAAACCGCTGCTGAACATTTGATCCCAGAACTCATCAGTAGAATTGATACTGATTTTCCTGAGCTAAGAATAGAACTTTCGGTAGAAAACACCGAAAATGTGATTGAAGGCTTACTCAACTATGAGTTCGATCTCGGGATTATTGAGGGGAGAAATGACGACTCTAGATTACATAAAGAGAAGTGGATTGATGATCACCTAGTAGTCATTTCATCACCCAATCACCCCTATGCCAAACATGCAAGCGCTAGTTTATCTCAACTAGAGCAAGCAAAATGGGTTTTACGAGAGCAAGGTGCCGGAACAAGAAGAATATTCGAAGGGGCTATTCACGGTATTATCGAAAAGCTTAATGTGTGGAAGGAATACGAACAGGTTCCGGTCTTAAAGGCTTTAGTTAAAAATGGACAATATATTAGCAGCCTACCCTATCTGGATGTTGAGAAGGAAGTTGCTAGCGGTGAGTTGGTTATCCTGCCTACCCCCCAAATTAACATGCAGCGTCACCTTTCCTTCATCTGGCGGGCAGACTCAGGTGAAAACCCTTTACGGGACTGTCTTATCACAGAGGCAAAAAGATTGTGCCGTAATCGGCAGATAAAGAAGTAA
- the cysK gene encoding cysteine synthase A, producing MSKIFEDNSQTIGNTPLVRLNRVSNGRVLAKVEARNPSFSVKCRIGANMIWDAEKKGILTQEQELIEPTSGNTGIALAYVAAARGYKLTLTMPNTMSLERRKLLKALGANLVLTDGAKGMKGAIDKAEEIRQTAPEKYVLLQQFNNPANPEIHEKTTGPEIWNDTDGAVDVVVAGVGTGGTITGVSRYIKNTQGKAITSVAVEPTDSPVIAQTLAGQTVQPGPHKIQGIGAGFIPGNLDLNLVDRVEAVTNEESIEMAQRLMKEEGFLVGISSGAAVVAANRIAALPEFEGQNIVVILPSAAERYLSSVLFQGEFSDAENVQ from the coding sequence ATGAGCAAAATTTTCGAAGATAATTCACAAACAATTGGTAACACCCCTCTTGTCCGCCTAAACCGCGTAAGTAATGGTAGAGTGCTTGCAAAAGTAGAAGCGCGTAACCCAAGCTTCAGCGTTAAGTGCCGTATCGGTGCCAATATGATCTGGGATGCTGAGAAAAAAGGCATTCTCACTCAGGAGCAAGAGCTCATTGAGCCGACATCGGGTAACACGGGTATCGCACTCGCTTATGTTGCCGCTGCTCGCGGATATAAGTTAACCCTCACTATGCCAAACACCATGAGTTTAGAGCGTAGAAAGTTACTCAAAGCCCTTGGTGCAAATCTTGTACTCACCGATGGCGCTAAAGGTATGAAAGGCGCGATTGATAAGGCTGAAGAGATCAGACAGACTGCCCCAGAAAAGTACGTCTTACTGCAGCAGTTCAACAACCCTGCTAACCCAGAAATTCATGAGAAAACGACCGGCCCAGAGATCTGGAATGATACCGACGGTGCAGTCGATGTTGTTGTTGCCGGTGTAGGTACAGGTGGCACCATTACCGGTGTTAGCCGTTACATTAAGAACACTCAAGGCAAGGCGATCACTTCGGTTGCGGTTGAGCCAACAGACTCACCAGTTATTGCGCAGACGCTTGCGGGCCAAACTGTACAACCTGGACCACACAAAATCCAAGGTATTGGCGCTGGTTTTATTCCTGGCAATTTAGATCTTAATCTTGTCGATCGTGTTGAAGCCGTAACCAATGAAGAGTCTATCGAGATGGCTCAGCGCTTAATGAAAGAAGAAGGGTTCCTTGTGGGTATTTCTTCAGGCGCCGCCGTTGTGGCAGCTAACCGTATCGCTGCATTGCCTGAATTTGAAGGGCAAAACATTGTGGTTATTTTACCTTCTGCTGCAGAACGCTACTTATCTTCAGTACTGTTTCAAGGTGAATTTAGCGACGCTGAAAACGTTCAATAA